From the Pseudomonadota bacterium genome, the window GCCGTGCGGCAGCTCACCAAATCCCAAGCGACCTTCGCGACGGTCCACGGAAATGACGACATCTTGAAAGCGGCGTGCGAAGAAAAATCGGGGCTGAAGATCCTGGCCGTCACCGTGTTGACAAGCCTCGATCAGAAAGATCTCGATGACCTCGGGTTCCTATGCGACGTTAAAACGCTCGTGCTCTCGCGCGCCAGGCGCGCGCTCGCCGTGGGTTGCGACGGTGTAATTTCCTCGGGTCTCGAAGCCTCGGCGCTCCGAGAAACCCTCGGAGAACAGTTCCTCATCGTGACGCCCGGAATTCGGCCAGTGGCAAATACCGATGACCAAAAGCGAACCGTGGATGTAGAAGATGCCTTTCGAAACGGCGCGGACTATATCGTCGTCGGCCGGCATATCCGCGACGCACCGGACCCGCGGGCTGCGGCGGAGAAGATTCAGTCACGGATAGGGGCCTTGTTCGCGCGGGTGTAGCACCAATTATTCGGCTCTTATTGTGTAGCGTTACATTTTACAAACGCCTGGCGCTGGCGTTTCCGGCCGACGGGCGTGGGGCGTCGAGGGCAAAGCGCTGCTATTTGCGGTGGATGTGGCCGGTCGAGCAGTATGGGGTATTGATGGACATTGAGCGGGAGGGGTC encodes:
- the pyrF gene encoding orotidine-5'-phosphate decarboxylase; amino-acid sequence: MGDFLSKKPIETEDRLIFALDVPSNEQAQALVDALGESVHFYKLGLELFMAGGYVEMVRSLVDQNKKVMVDLKFFDVPETVRSAVRQLTKSQATFATVHGNDDILKAACEEKSGLKILAVTVLTSLDQKDLDDLGFLCDVKTLVLSRARRALAVGCDGVISSGLEASALRETLGEQFLIVTPGIRPVANTDDQKRTVDVEDAFRNGADYIVVGRHIRDAPDPRAAAEKIQSRIGALFARV